Proteins encoded together in one Formosa sp. Hel3_A1_48 window:
- a CDS encoding hybrid sensor histidine kinase/response regulator transcription factor encodes MRAGIILNIFVFFIFNPSPVIAQQDYDSVNFESLAEDIGTRAVSCIIKDHKGIVWIGTQGNGLSSFNGHELKNYKHIWDDDKTIDNSVINVIYIDKSNDLWVGTEEGLNLYNRNLDQFTYIPLNELNSKIQIKAINETDDNSLLIGTHSFGVFKVNKESLLSTAVVLEKNINTNRFQVNSIETTKRGAILIGSNIGLHGYNPLSNSINQAEFTTLGGRKIIENPIQTIFNKKDGSIWLGTVSDGLIEILTTPTNYYEFKYHTITNKRILTLDSNDEGSLFCGTENDGLFILNKEGKINSLKYERSKTKGIKSNSIWSTFIDDKNRIWLGYFNQGIDIYDKEKERFKSIESIPNKDQSLYSKSVTAIAQDSQKRFWFGIADGGVDVYDPLTEKFTHLIDQSNPIAKGLTSSNVVTVYIDKRENIWVGTWNSGLFLLEKGKSVFKNINVDNSNGVFKSNRIMSFAEDSMGTIWIGSFLSGLYSYNPKSKTFIHHQEPALTEKYIDTKNIRKVLVDQSDNIWLGTRTGLFKLSNINNYPKVESYNALINKTLKTTASFNVITTLFEDQNNNIWIGTDGYGLFQLNPIKNTTKWYNSSDNFIHQSITSFIESEPGIFWFTGDNGMTKFDYTANNFTNYNTQDGILANNFNKNSVYFSEDGVLFFGCNKGINFFDPQTITINYDVPKVYISDFKLSNKSIKPSDENSPLSKVIGETSNLQLKHNQSLFTIGFFGLSYTNSKNLEYAYYLDGFEPGWNYVKKTRNATYTNIPPGRYDFKVKAANSDGIWNNDYTSLEIEILPPWWETNLASFMFFVLFLIVIYNIYRFIDIRVKERLEIKREREERKQLEGLNDKKIQFFTNISHEFRTPLTLILNPLEEIIKNTNLKLPDSIKEKHKIIYKNSKRLSRLINELMDFRKLQFEKMEVNVSKFDLIPFAQEVASHFEEEAIQRNIELIIKNKTNNINIWADPSMLEKIIFNLLSNAFKATLGKGKVVLEIQETKGEMYFPLIKNKKLTKAVCISITDSGIGIKAEDLNKIFSRFFQVKELDKQYYGGTGIGLEVVKSFVDLHKGKIDVKSKNNVGTEFKIYLPKGNKHFNKDLSNMDINPDTSNFDQINDVLDEIDSIEQKKPKSKKTILIVEDNLELKNYVKNELKEHYKIKTAENGKEGLEKALKFMPDMIITDIMMPVMDGIEFCKRVKNDIKISHIPLLMMTAKGMQIDKIKGIDSGADAYITKPFNMSVMKSHIKQLITSRQILFEKYFNGIQNKDLSNTTSLDKQFITNVLDYIHNDIANPNLGVEQLAEELFLSRSKLYRKIKALTGDTATEFIRKIRLEKAKELLEKTDLTVSEIGYKVGFSSPSYFTKCFKNHFGRIPKEIRLEK; translated from the coding sequence ATGCGCGCAGGTATTATTTTAAACATTTTTGTTTTTTTTATTTTCAATCCAAGTCCAGTCATAGCTCAGCAAGACTATGATAGTGTAAATTTTGAATCACTTGCAGAAGATATTGGAACGAGGGCTGTTTCTTGTATTATTAAAGACCACAAAGGAATAGTTTGGATTGGAACTCAAGGCAATGGCTTGAGTTCATTTAATGGCCATGAATTAAAGAACTATAAGCATATATGGGACGATGATAAAACAATTGACAACTCAGTCATTAATGTTATTTATATAGATAAAAGTAATGATTTATGGGTCGGTACTGAAGAAGGCCTCAACCTATACAACAGGAACTTAGATCAATTCACATACATACCACTTAATGAACTTAATTCAAAAATTCAAATAAAAGCTATTAATGAAACAGATGATAACTCATTACTAATAGGAACGCACAGCTTCGGTGTTTTTAAGGTCAATAAAGAATCTCTTTTGAGCACAGCTGTGGTTTTAGAGAAAAATATAAATACCAACAGATTTCAAGTTAACAGTATTGAGACAACCAAGAGAGGTGCTATTTTAATTGGTTCAAACATAGGGCTACACGGATACAATCCGCTGAGCAATAGCATTAACCAAGCTGAATTTACAACACTTGGAGGTCGAAAAATCATTGAAAATCCAATACAAACCATCTTCAACAAAAAAGACGGAAGTATTTGGCTAGGCACAGTAAGTGATGGATTGATTGAAATTTTGACTACCCCCACTAATTACTATGAGTTCAAATATCACACCATCACCAACAAACGAATCTTGACCTTGGACTCTAATGATGAGGGTTCTCTTTTTTGTGGAACCGAAAATGATGGCCTATTTATTCTAAATAAAGAAGGTAAAATCAACTCACTTAAATACGAAAGATCAAAAACTAAAGGCATTAAATCAAATTCAATTTGGTCAACATTTATTGATGATAAAAATAGAATATGGCTAGGATATTTTAACCAAGGAATTGACATCTATGACAAAGAAAAAGAACGGTTTAAATCTATTGAAAGTATTCCAAACAAAGACCAATCGCTATACTCAAAGTCTGTTACAGCCATAGCTCAAGATAGCCAAAAACGTTTTTGGTTTGGAATTGCTGATGGTGGAGTTGATGTGTATGACCCCTTAACTGAAAAGTTTACACATCTAATTGATCAAAGCAATCCTATTGCTAAAGGCCTTACAAGTAGTAACGTGGTAACAGTTTACATCGATAAACGCGAAAATATATGGGTAGGTACTTGGAATTCTGGTTTGTTTTTATTGGAAAAAGGGAAGAGCGTATTTAAAAATATTAACGTTGACAACAGCAATGGTGTTTTTAAATCCAATAGAATTATGAGCTTTGCCGAAGATTCAATGGGAACCATATGGATTGGTAGTTTTTTAAGTGGTCTTTATTCATACAATCCAAAATCCAAAACGTTTATTCATCATCAAGAGCCAGCCCTAACAGAAAAATATATTGACACAAAAAATATCCGAAAAGTTTTAGTTGATCAAAGTGATAATATTTGGCTCGGCACTAGAACTGGTTTGTTCAAATTGTCAAATATCAATAATTACCCAAAAGTTGAATCATACAATGCACTCATCAATAAAACACTTAAAACAACTGCTAGCTTTAACGTAATTACGACACTTTTTGAAGACCAAAACAATAATATTTGGATTGGCACCGATGGTTATGGTCTTTTCCAATTGAATCCAATAAAAAATACAACTAAGTGGTACAACAGCTCTGATAACTTCATTCACCAATCGATTACCTCATTTATCGAATCTGAACCAGGAATCTTTTGGTTTACGGGTGACAATGGTATGACAAAATTTGATTACACCGCAAATAACTTTACTAATTACAATACCCAAGATGGAATTCTAGCTAATAACTTCAACAAAAACTCTGTATATTTTTCAGAGGATGGCGTCCTATTTTTTGGTTGTAATAAAGGGATTAACTTTTTTGATCCACAAACAATAACAATAAACTATGATGTGCCAAAAGTCTATATATCAGATTTTAAGCTTTCCAATAAAAGCATAAAACCAAGCGATGAAAATTCTCCACTAAGTAAAGTTATTGGAGAAACTTCGAATCTTCAACTTAAGCACAATCAGAGTTTATTTACAATAGGTTTTTTTGGATTAAGCTACACGAACTCAAAGAATTTAGAATACGCCTATTATTTAGACGGGTTTGAGCCTGGTTGGAACTATGTTAAGAAAACCCGAAATGCAACATATACAAATATACCTCCTGGACGTTATGATTTCAAAGTAAAGGCTGCAAATTCAGATGGGATTTGGAATAATGACTACACATCTTTAGAGATTGAAATATTACCACCATGGTGGGAAACCAATCTTGCCTCCTTTATGTTTTTTGTACTTTTTTTAATTGTTATCTATAATATTTATAGATTCATTGATATCCGTGTGAAAGAACGGCTAGAAATAAAAAGAGAACGAGAAGAACGAAAACAACTTGAAGGTCTAAATGATAAAAAAATACAATTCTTTACTAATATCTCTCATGAGTTCAGAACCCCTTTGACACTCATTTTAAATCCATTGGAAGAAATTATTAAAAACACCAATTTAAAACTCCCGGACAGTATCAAGGAGAAACATAAAATTATTTACAAAAACTCAAAACGCTTATCTAGACTAATAAATGAATTAATGGATTTTAGAAAGTTGCAATTTGAGAAAATGGAAGTTAATGTTTCTAAATTCGATTTAATTCCTTTTGCCCAAGAAGTAGCAAGTCATTTTGAAGAAGAAGCGATACAACGCAATATTGAATTGATAATAAAAAATAAAACAAACAACATCAACATATGGGCCGATCCATCAATGCTTGAAAAAATTATTTTCAATCTTTTATCAAATGCTTTTAAGGCCACTCTAGGAAAAGGTAAAGTAGTGTTAGAAATACAAGAAACAAAAGGTGAAATGTATTTCCCTTTAATAAAAAATAAAAAGCTAACAAAAGCGGTATGCATAAGCATCACCGATAGCGGAATTGGAATAAAAGCAGAGGATTTAAATAAAATATTTTCCCGTTTTTTTCAGGTAAAGGAACTGGATAAGCAGTACTATGGTGGTACCGGTATCGGCCTAGAGGTTGTCAAAAGCTTTGTTGATTTACACAAAGGAAAAATTGATGTCAAAAGTAAAAATAATGTTGGTACAGAATTTAAAATTTATCTTCCAAAGGGAAATAAACACTTTAATAAGGACCTATCAAACATGGATATAAATCCAGATACTTCAAATTTTGATCAAATCAATGACGTATTAGACGAGATTGATAGTATTGAGCAAAAAAAGCCTAAATCAAAGAAAACAATTCTTATCGTCGAAGACAATCTAGAACTTAAAAATTATGTCAAAAATGAACTTAAAGAACATTATAAAATTAAAACCGCAGAAAATGGTAAAGAAGGCCTAGAAAAAGCACTTAAATTTATGCCCGATATGATTATTACAGATATAATGATGCCTGTAATGGATGGAATTGAATTTTGCAAAAGAGTTAAAAATGATATAAAAATTAGCCATATCCCCCTACTGATGATGACTGCAAAAGGGATGCAAATTGACAAAATAAAGGGGATAGATTCTGGCGCAGATGCTTACATCACAAAACCATTCAACATGAGTGTGATGAAGTCACACATAAAACAACTTATTACAAGTCGTCAAATCTTATTTGAAAAATATTTTAATGGAATTCAAAATAAAGATTTATCCAACACTACTTCTTTAGACAAACAATTTATCACAAATGTATTGGACTATATCCATAATGATATAGCTAATCCAAACTTAGGTGTTGAGCAACTAGCCGAGGAGCTGTTCCTTAGTAGAAGTAAACTCTACAGAAAAATAAAGGCATTGACAGGGGATACAGCTACTGAATTTATTAGAAAGATTAGATTAGAGAAAGCTAAAGAATTATTAGAAAAAACAGATCTGACCGTAAGTGAAATTGGTTATAAAGTTGGATTTTCTTCTCCGTCTTATTTTACCAAATGTTTTAAAAATCATTTTGGTCGAATTCCAAAAGAAATAAGATTAGAAAAATAG
- a CDS encoding T9SS type A sorting domain-containing protein, whose amino-acid sequence MRNFYFLSILFFSFSIYLNAQEKTENYLPNAEFDTWDTGSLTGWTLENNGTNQSSYAQETTNTHSNLSTNSVLYTATVSNKGYFTPSNSITITEPGRYFFGFWIKATTANTTIKAGYKIGTNGSFTYSMATIPFNDTDWKYMIIFYDAVVGDVIKPRFAPTGASSFYIDDVSLSQGNPNSSVESSIHRGDGFNLNSTTAFVDYTNYFAHQGYNGGNYGALSLEDNLDNVHSGLHSLKYVTTSDASASQRGVLVFKDNESFGIRYLHPTTTAAREYQGSVWVKSPTATSVKFNLKVGNLNNFSDTSIPANQWTKIYSPVVDATSLAADTKIYPILQFPESSTTYYVDDYYLNWASAGTLSTQILDISSINIYPNPTDNILNLQSNIDLIEIQINNLLGQKIIRKTDNFETINVSNLSKGMYIITMKTINGQSTSKRFLKK is encoded by the coding sequence ATGAGAAATTTTTACTTTTTATCAATTTTGTTTTTTTCTTTTTCAATTTATTTGAATGCTCAAGAAAAAACAGAAAATTATTTACCAAATGCAGAATTTGACACTTGGGATACTGGTTCTTTAACAGGTTGGACACTAGAAAATAATGGTACTAATCAGTCTTCTTACGCCCAAGAAACAACAAACACTCACAGTAATTTATCCACAAATTCAGTTTTATATACTGCTACAGTAAGTAATAAGGGATATTTCACACCTTCAAATTCAATAACTATAACTGAACCAGGTCGATATTTCTTTGGTTTTTGGATTAAAGCAACAACAGCTAATACTACTATAAAGGCAGGTTATAAAATAGGTACGAATGGTTCTTTTACATATTCAATGGCAACTATTCCATTTAATGATACCGATTGGAAATATATGATTATTTTTTATGATGCTGTTGTAGGTGATGTAATCAAGCCAAGATTTGCTCCAACTGGTGCATCCTCTTTTTATATTGATGATGTTTCTTTGAGTCAAGGTAATCCAAATTCAAGTGTTGAAAGTAGTATACACAGAGGAGATGGCTTTAATCTTAATAGCACAACTGCTTTTGTTGATTATACTAATTACTTTGCACATCAAGGATATAATGGTGGTAATTATGGAGCCCTAAGTTTAGAAGATAATTTAGATAATGTTCACAGTGGATTGCATAGTTTAAAGTATGTTACAACATCTGATGCTAGTGCCTCACAAAGAGGAGTATTGGTATTTAAAGATAATGAAAGTTTTGGTATACGATATTTACATCCTACAACCACAGCAGCAAGGGAATATCAAGGTTCTGTTTGGGTTAAGTCGCCTACTGCTACATCGGTTAAGTTTAATCTTAAAGTTGGAAATTTAAATAATTTTAGTGATACATCAATTCCAGCTAATCAATGGACAAAAATATATTCACCAGTTGTCGATGCAACTTCTTTAGCTGCTGATACTAAAATATATCCAATCTTACAATTTCCAGAATCTTCAACAACTTACTATGTTGATGATTATTATTTAAATTGGGCTAGTGCAGGTACATTATCAACACAAATATTAGATATTTCTTCAATAAATATTTATCCAAACCCTACGGATAATATTTTAAATTTACAGTCTAATATTGATTTAATAGAAATTCAAATTAATAATTTATTGGGACAAAAAATAATTCGCAAAACTGATAATTTTGAAACGATTAATGTCTCTAATCTTTCTAAAGGAATGTATATAATAACTATGAAGACTATTAACGGTCAATCAACATCAAAACGATTCTTAAAAAAATAA
- a CDS encoding SusC/RagA family TonB-linked outer membrane protein, whose product MKNKLKILIAILLLPLAIFAQSKTVTGVVNDDQGLPLPGVTIQVRGTDNLGAVTNFDGEFSITIQATKKQVLVFSYVGFQTIELDVTDLTTVRLSMEIDTAELDEVVVVGYGTVLKKDVTGSISSVKVDENIANQTTGIDQLLQGRAAGVQVSQNSSALGSGVSVRIRGTNSLRGNNEPLYVIDGIIIASAGEDVVHTGGLGNDGQEVQNGLTGINPRDIESIEILKDASATAIYGSRGANGVVLITTKKGEKGNVKINAFHTTTFRSIRKKYDMLDGVGYARYQNEAWEINNGNQDFPYEIDNSGNVYATGPNASDNPLEYFDWQQIVYDQTMSQRLGFSASGGGDNGNYYISGGIGDESGIVANSGVKSGDLRINLNQDLNKNLKLQARATAFFTETDFANSGDLIGTANQSFVRSTLVFRPIVNSADEGFVEDLDASNPYSWINDFTDISKEKRFIGSVALTYKLPIKGLSYQFRTGGNVRIKDRRRFFGLTTFAGRNANGALQISELDSKTYQVNNLLRYNRSFNRKHRINATLGLTYDVRDNQNSVYAVQDFVALDLTTDQPYLGSVIDTPLTYLYSKQQVFSFLGRLNYSYKNRYVFTASFRRDGVSKFSSANRYSFFPSFALAWNVTNEPFLQNSDFISNLKLRAGWGQIGNHGIRPYGTIPNYGISSGVQYGDPVNGLSIPIILNNIANPNLTWETTEQINFGVDFSLFNEKISGTLDLYDKTTKDLLQNIPIPSSSGYTNLLINKGEISNKGVELGLDFDLISTDDLELSLGGNIAFNRTKILSLGVPVDDFYIDGEAQQRSFFFGNRISNGQIFRTPANVFVQGEETSLFYGFETNGIYQTEDTDILGNAEPGDPRIIDQNGDGVINDDDRTFIGNPNPDFVYGLNLNFRYKRFNISMLFNGVYGNDIANGNLLTIGNAAGQFQNISSDAYYNAWRPDAQSNTNPRIGYNTIGDTAITDRIIEDGSFLRLNNLTVGYDLPVETTSLFSRFNVYVTAQNLFTWTNYSGYNPEISSFSYDGLRNGVDWNGSPDAKTISIGVNLNF is encoded by the coding sequence ATGAAAAATAAACTCAAAATTCTAATCGCAATCTTATTGCTGCCTCTGGCAATCTTTGCGCAATCTAAAACAGTTACAGGGGTAGTCAATGACGACCAAGGATTACCACTTCCGGGTGTTACAATTCAAGTCAGAGGGACAGATAATTTAGGCGCTGTCACCAATTTTGATGGTGAATTTTCAATCACAATCCAAGCTACAAAAAAACAAGTGCTTGTTTTTTCATATGTTGGATTTCAAACGATTGAGTTAGATGTCACAGATTTGACGACGGTGCGTCTGTCCATGGAAATTGACACTGCAGAATTAGATGAAGTTGTTGTTGTAGGCTATGGTACGGTTTTGAAAAAAGATGTAACGGGTTCAATTAGTTCTGTCAAAGTTGATGAAAATATTGCTAATCAAACTACTGGAATCGATCAGCTCCTACAGGGTAGAGCTGCTGGTGTTCAAGTATCTCAAAACTCTAGTGCCCTGGGCTCAGGTGTGAGCGTTAGAATTAGAGGGACCAATAGTTTGAGAGGAAATAATGAACCTCTTTATGTCATAGACGGTATTATTATTGCATCAGCAGGAGAGGATGTAGTACATACAGGAGGTCTTGGAAATGACGGTCAAGAAGTACAAAACGGTCTCACAGGCATCAACCCTAGAGATATTGAAAGTATTGAAATTTTAAAAGATGCTTCAGCCACAGCAATTTACGGCTCAAGAGGAGCTAATGGTGTAGTATTAATTACGACTAAAAAAGGGGAAAAAGGCAATGTGAAAATTAATGCATTCCACACAACAACATTTAGAAGTATTCGAAAAAAATATGATATGTTGGATGGCGTTGGGTATGCAAGATATCAGAACGAGGCATGGGAAATTAATAATGGAAATCAAGATTTTCCTTATGAAATAGATAATAGTGGTAATGTTTATGCGACAGGTCCTAATGCTAGTGATAATCCGTTAGAATATTTTGATTGGCAACAGATTGTTTATGATCAAACGATGAGTCAAAGACTCGGCTTTTCAGCTTCTGGTGGTGGTGATAATGGCAATTATTATATTTCTGGTGGTATAGGAGATGAAAGCGGGATTGTTGCAAACTCAGGAGTTAAGTCAGGAGATTTAAGAATAAACTTAAACCAAGACCTCAACAAAAACTTAAAACTACAAGCGCGTGCTACGGCCTTTTTTACTGAAACGGATTTTGCCAATTCAGGTGATCTTATTGGTACAGCGAATCAGAGCTTTGTTCGAAGTACGCTTGTTTTTAGACCAATTGTTAATTCAGCTGATGAAGGTTTTGTTGAAGATTTGGATGCTTCAAATCCTTATTCTTGGATCAATGATTTTACAGATATTTCAAAAGAAAAACGTTTTATTGGATCTGTTGCACTCACCTATAAATTACCAATCAAAGGCTTGAGCTATCAATTCAGAACCGGAGGAAATGTTAGGATTAAAGACCGAAGACGATTTTTTGGATTGACAACTTTTGCAGGAAGAAATGCAAATGGTGCTTTGCAGATTTCAGAACTGGACTCCAAAACATATCAGGTTAATAATCTTTTGAGATACAACCGTAGCTTCAATAGGAAACACAGAATTAATGCGACATTAGGACTTACTTACGATGTTAGAGATAATCAAAACAGTGTCTATGCAGTCCAAGATTTTGTAGCATTAGACCTTACAACAGATCAACCTTATTTAGGTTCTGTTATTGATACGCCGCTTACATATTTATATTCTAAGCAACAGGTTTTTTCATTTTTAGGGCGTCTAAACTATTCTTATAAAAACAGGTATGTATTCACTGCATCTTTTAGACGTGATGGGGTTTCTAAATTTTCATCGGCAAATCGCTATAGTTTCTTTCCATCATTTGCACTGGCTTGGAATGTAACCAATGAACCTTTTCTTCAAAATTCTGATTTTATCAGCAATTTAAAGCTGAGAGCTGGATGGGGACAAATTGGAAACCATGGTATACGTCCTTATGGTACCATACCTAATTATGGCATAAGTTCTGGCGTGCAATATGGCGACCCAGTCAATGGCCTCAGTATTCCAATTATCTTGAATAACATAGCCAATCCTAATTTAACATGGGAGACCACTGAGCAAATTAATTTTGGTGTAGACTTTTCATTATTTAATGAAAAGATTTCAGGAACACTTGATCTTTATGACAAGACCACAAAAGATTTACTTCAAAATATCCCTATACCATCATCAAGTGGTTACACGAATTTACTTATAAATAAAGGAGAAATTTCTAACAAAGGAGTAGAACTTGGCTTGGATTTTGATTTAATTTCAACTGATGATCTTGAGCTATCTTTGGGAGGTAATATTGCATTTAATAGAACTAAGATTTTATCTCTTGGAGTCCCTGTTGATGATTTTTATATTGACGGAGAAGCTCAACAGCGTTCATTCTTTTTTGGGAATAGAATCTCTAATGGGCAAATTTTCCGAACACCTGCAAATGTATTTGTGCAGGGTGAAGAAACCAGCCTTTTTTATGGGTTTGAAACCAATGGAATTTATCAAACAGAAGACACGGATATCTTAGGCAATGCTGAGCCCGGCGATCCAAGAATTATAGATCAAAATGGAGATGGTGTAATCAATGATGATGATAGAACCTTTATTGGTAATCCAAACCCAGACTTTGTATACGGATTAAATTTAAATTTTAGATACAAAAGATTTAATATTTCAATGCTTTTTAATGGAGTTTATGGAAACGATATAGCCAACGGTAATCTTTTAACTATTGGTAATGCTGCGGGGCAATTTCAAAACATTAGTTCAGATGCATATTACAATGCGTGGCGACCTGATGCACAGTCCAATACAAATCCAAGAATTGGTTATAACACCATTGGCGACACTGCCATTACCGATCGGATTATTGAAGATGGAAGTTTCTTGAGACTAAACAATCTTACGGTTGGTTATGATTTACCTGTTGAAACTACCAGTCTATTCAGCCGTTTTAATGTCTATGTAACAGCTCAAAATTTATTTACCTGGACCAACTACAGTGGCTACAATCCAGAAATCTCAAGTTTTTCTTACGACGGTCTTAGAAATGGTGTTGATTGGAACGGTTCACCTGATGCAAAAACAATATCTATTGGAGTAAATCTTAACTTTTAA
- a CDS encoding cellulase family glycosylhydrolase yields MKEQKRILIVFCLLGSSLINAQTSSWGIVEQMGRGVNLGNTLSAPVEGNWAPVVYEQYFIDVADAGFSNVRIPMDFFGSRTTGDDTSLWSSNANTVDQYDGGITDFLVSETYLNRVETVVNWSIGQGLYTIIDFHGAELKAKFLETFNIESNNYSYPTSAKRAADLMKFKSIWLQIANRFVNAPSTLIFEVVNEPYFEVSAQEMDEINLMIIEAIRSTGGNNSTRPIIITGGTLNSYQAPTTIGAAVLNSDANLIASFHYYIPFNFTSSSTANNNDFNWGTTNDKSTVTSHFNTVKTWSENNSIPITLGEFGADNEGGYNYQTGVYGDNGGPVNSDRVEYHRYIAEQAIDRGFSFSAWCSGNKSNKTIHLRTDNPFTSNADTGVWVEDVKEALLADGIWPECYGPTSGQIILNPDFECGVTSSWTFNTFGSAVATISEHSDTVFSGSSAARIEVTASDTYNKVVLSNIDYEQDLTNKKITIGCYAKSPTFGTSLKLRIKAEDNLNNPYYTASSAFSLSTSYEYYSFEYIVPQNITNVQVQVLMGADVGLYFLDLFDVLVEDYSLGYNAPPLDLELKLYPNPVKENLFLNTTHKILYIEIYDSTGRLIVSKKRTNLIAVNHLSNGVYIAKVEFENRAIVEKKFVKN; encoded by the coding sequence ATGAAAGAACAAAAGAGAATATTAATAGTGTTTTGCCTGCTTGGTAGTTCTTTAATCAATGCACAAACTTCTTCCTGGGGTATTGTAGAACAAATGGGTAGAGGTGTAAACCTAGGTAATACTTTAAGTGCTCCAGTGGAAGGTAATTGGGCACCTGTTGTTTACGAGCAATATTTTATTGATGTTGCTGATGCTGGTTTTTCTAATGTCAGAATTCCAATGGATTTTTTTGGATCCCGAACAACAGGCGATGATACTTCACTATGGTCATCAAATGCCAATACTGTTGATCAATATGATGGGGGCATTACAGATTTTTTAGTAAGTGAAACTTATTTGAATCGGGTTGAAACCGTTGTAAATTGGTCTATCGGGCAGGGTTTGTACACCATTATTGATTTTCACGGTGCAGAGTTAAAAGCTAAATTTTTGGAGACCTTTAATATTGAAAGCAATAATTATTCGTACCCAACATCAGCAAAGCGAGCAGCGGATTTAATGAAATTTAAATCTATTTGGCTTCAAATTGCAAATCGTTTTGTAAACGCTCCTTCAACTTTAATTTTTGAAGTCGTTAACGAACCTTATTTTGAAGTTAGTGCACAAGAGATGGACGAAATCAATTTAATGATTATAGAGGCCATTAGATCCACTGGCGGAAATAATAGTACACGTCCAATCATAATTACAGGAGGTACATTAAATTCCTATCAAGCACCAACCACTATTGGTGCTGCAGTTCTAAACAGTGATGCAAACTTAATAGCTTCATTTCATTATTATATCCCTTTTAATTTTACGAGCTCGTCAACAGCAAATAATAATGATTTTAATTGGGGAACAACTAACGATAAATCAACGGTAACCTCACATTTTAATACTGTTAAAACTTGGTCTGAAAACAACAGTATCCCTATTACACTTGGAGAATTTGGTGCGGATAACGAAGGAGGCTATAATTATCAAACAGGAGTTTATGGAGATAACGGTGGACCTGTTAATTCTGATCGAGTGGAGTACCACCGCTATATTGCTGAACAAGCCATAGACAGAGGGTTTTCATTTTCAGCATGGTGCTCGGGTAATAAGTCCAATAAGACCATTCATCTACGCACTGATAACCCATTCACTTCAAATGCTGATACAGGAGTTTGGGTTGAAGACGTAAAAGAAGCGCTTTTAGCGGATGGGATATGGCCAGAATGCTATGGTCCGACCTCGGGACAAATTATTTTAAATCCCGATTTTGAATGTGGTGTAACATCAAGTTGGACTTTCAATACATTTGGTAGTGCAGTAGCCACAATTTCAGAACATTCTGACACTGTTTTTTCTGGAAGTTCTGCTGCCAGAATTGAGGTTACAGCTTCAGACACCTACAATAAAGTTGTTTTGAGTAACATTGATTATGAACAAGACTTAACCAACAAAAAAATTACAATAGGTTGTTATGCAAAATCCCCAACGTTTGGTACATCATTAAAACTTAGAATAAAAGCAGAGGATAATTTGAACAATCCTTATTATACAGCTTCCTCAGCGTTTTCTTTGTCCACTTCTTATGAATATTATTCATTTGAATATATAGTTCCTCAAAACATAACCAATGTGCAGGTTCAAGTCTTGATGGGGGCGGATGTAGGGCTCTATTTTTTGGATTTGTTTGATGTATTAGTAGAAGATTATTCTCTTGGCTACAATGCACCTCCATTAGATTTAGAGTTAAAATTATATCCAAATCCGGTTAAAGAAAATCTATTTTTGAATACTACCCATAAAATTTTATATATTGAAATATACGATAGTACAGGGCGTTTAATTGTATCCAAAAAACGCACAAATTTAATTGCTGTCAATCATCTGTCAAATGGGGTTTATATAGCTAAAGTTGAATTTGAAAATAGAGCAATTGTCGAAAAGAAATTTGTAAAAAATTAG